The sequence TGGTTTTTAAGATGTCCTCTCTGTGTGAACCTTTTGCCGCAAACTGAACAActgaatggtttctctcctgtgtggataAGAGTATGTTGCCTCAGGTTTCCACGCAGAGAATATCTTTTGCCACAAACAGAGCAACTAAATGGTTTTTCAACTGTATCgtttcttttgtgtttctttttctgtttcttttgtcCAACGCTCAGAGCACATTCAGTGGATTTAACTGATGTGTCTCCAGTGTTACATTTCATATCACTTGCAGCtatatctttgtttttcagagaGTTTAAACTTTCCTGAGGTGCACCCCTCTCCTCCCaatcagcactgtcatcagtctcagatCCAGAAAGATCTGAAGTCTTATCAGGACTAACTGGCTGTAAATGCCTGTCTGGACTCATGTCTCCATCTGCTCCTGgtcctccacagtcctctccatcagcttcACTTTTCAAACTCTCTATGCCTCTGTTCTCTTCACTTTGGTTTTCATCAGGCTGTGGGGACTGAGGTTCCTCTTCATCCTTATCTTCACTCTTCACAGTGACAGCAGTGAACGGGAACACATTGATGttatcctcctcttctccttgaagcgtctctctctcctgactgatccacagttcctcctgttcctctttaaCGCGTGTCGGTTCTGGATCCTCCTGGCTCAGACTCCA comes from Cheilinus undulatus linkage group 16, ASM1832078v1, whole genome shotgun sequence and encodes:
- the LOC121523463 gene encoding gastrula zinc finger protein XlCGF57.1-like isoform X1, with translation MTWMNEILHRLDICQLVVKEEDILPDQQERSWSLSQEDPEPTRVKEEQEELWISQERETLQGEEEDNINVFPFTAVTVKSEDKDEEEPQSPQPDENQSEENRGIESLKSEADGEDCGGPGADGDMSPDRHLQPVSPDKTSDLSGSETDDSADWEERGAPQESLNSLKNKDIAASDMKCNTGDTSVKSTECALSVGQKKQKKKHKRNDTVEKPFSCSVCGKRYSLRGNLRQHTLIHTGEKPFSCSVCGKRFTQRGHLKNHSVVHTGEKPFSCSVCGKSFTLLENLKQHSLIHTGEKRFSCSVCGKRFTQRAHLKNHSVIHTGEKPLSCSICGKRFTHRGDLKRHFIVHTGEKPISCSVCGKRFIQKGDLKRHSTVHTGEKPFSCSACEKRFTKVVCLKNHKCVGKTSNT
- the LOC121523463 gene encoding gastrula zinc finger protein XlCGF57.1-like isoform X2, with product MSGYQDLSDICQLVVKEEDILPDQQERSWSLSQEDPEPTRVKEEQEELWISQERETLQGEEEDNINVFPFTAVTVKSEDKDEEEPQSPQPDENQSEENRGIESLKSEADGEDCGGPGADGDMSPDRHLQPVSPDKTSDLSGSETDDSADWEERGAPQESLNSLKNKDIAASDMKCNTGDTSVKSTECALSVGQKKQKKKHKRNDTVEKPFSCSVCGKRYSLRGNLRQHTLIHTGEKPFSCSVCGKRFTQRGHLKNHSVVHTGEKPFSCSVCGKSFTLLENLKQHSLIHTGEKRFSCSVCGKRFTQRAHLKNHSVIHTGEKPLSCSICGKRFTHRGDLKRHFIVHTGEKPISCSVCGKRFIQKGDLKRHSTVHTGEKPFSCSACEKRFTKVVCLKNHKCVGKTSNT